From a region of the Thermodesulfobacteriota bacterium genome:
- a CDS encoding UDP-2,3-diacylglucosamine diphosphatase, which produces MKAVFIADSHIKGLDDPNQSSLCRFLDTVEPPDMLVIVGDLFDAWTGFNHAVFYRYFPLLMSLSRLRERGTEIVYVEGNHDFTMGEFFTGFLGAKVYPDTCELDLDGKRVLVAHGDTAEKDIWYTLWRGCLRLFIRAISFSPSLVWNIGGWISRKTRTYSPDRAAAIEGRQRAFARRRIRGGLDGVILAHSHKQAFHREETEGKEGFYANPGAWTAGSMDYLVYEDGEFRLERYRPEEEKTPLKAAR; this is translated from the coding sequence ATGAAAGCCGTATTCATAGCCGACTCGCACATAAAGGGGCTCGACGACCCGAACCAGAGCTCGCTCTGCCGGTTTCTCGATACCGTGGAGCCCCCGGACATGCTCGTAATAGTGGGCGACCTCTTCGACGCGTGGACCGGCTTTAACCACGCCGTATTCTACCGCTACTTCCCGCTTCTCATGAGCCTCTCGCGGCTAAGGGAGAGGGGCACGGAGATAGTCTACGTGGAGGGCAACCACGACTTCACCATGGGGGAGTTCTTTACCGGCTTTCTCGGGGCGAAGGTCTATCCGGACACCTGCGAGCTCGACCTCGACGGCAAGCGGGTTCTCGTCGCCCACGGCGACACGGCGGAGAAGGACATATGGTATACACTCTGGAGGGGTTGCTTGAGGCTCTTCATAAGGGCCATCTCTTTCTCCCCCTCGCTCGTATGGAACATAGGGGGCTGGATTTCGAGGAAGACCCGTACCTACTCGCCCGACAGGGCCGCCGCCATAGAGGGCCGCCAGAGGGCGTTCGCGAGAAGACGCATACGGGGCGGCCTGGACGGGGTAATACTCGCCCACTCGCACAAGCAGGCGTTCCACCGGGAAGAGACGGAAGGGAAGGAAGGTTTTTACGCCAACCCCGGGGCCTGGACCGCGGGCTCCATGGATTACCTCGTATACGAAGACGGGGAGTTCAGGCTCGAGCGATACCGGCCCGAGGAAGAAAAAACGCCGTTAAAAGCGGCGCGGTAG
- a CDS encoding shikimate dehydrogenase encodes MAKVSGTTRITGIFGDPVGHTLSPAVQNAAFEELELDMVYLPFHVREEALAGAVGAIRALNMAGVNVTIPHKESVTALLDEVDEDARNTGAVNTVVNTDGRLVGYNTDGKGFLASLAEETNFNPGGKVVMLLGAGGAARGILAALLKERPKKVIIANRTSSRAEALAEEFAGKFPDVEVEAAGLNHGPALEETELLVNSTSAGMEGKDVLDIPLEKLRPDAIVSDIVYSPLETALLKGAEKRGLRTHGGLGMLVHQGALGFELWTGKKAPIDIMRAAALAALEAK; translated from the coding sequence GTGGCGAAGGTTTCGGGCACAACAAGGATAACGGGCATATTCGGCGACCCCGTGGGGCATACGCTCTCTCCGGCCGTCCAGAACGCGGCGTTCGAGGAGCTCGAGCTTGATATGGTCTACCTGCCTTTCCACGTAAGGGAGGAAGCCCTTGCAGGGGCCGTCGGGGCCATAAGGGCGCTCAATATGGCGGGGGTGAACGTGACCATACCCCATAAGGAGAGCGTCACGGCTCTCCTTGACGAGGTCGATGAAGACGCGCGCAACACCGGTGCGGTGAATACCGTCGTAAACACCGATGGCAGGCTCGTGGGCTATAATACCGACGGCAAAGGGTTTCTCGCGAGCCTCGCCGAGGAGACCAACTTTAACCCCGGGGGGAAGGTGGTAATGCTCCTGGGCGCCGGAGGGGCGGCAAGGGGCATCCTGGCCGCGCTACTGAAGGAAAGGCCGAAGAAGGTCATAATAGCCAACAGGACCTCAAGCCGGGCTGAGGCCCTGGCCGAAGAGTTCGCAGGAAAATTCCCGGACGTGGAGGTCGAAGCGGCAGGCCTGAACCACGGCCCCGCGCTTGAGGAGACGGAGCTCCTCGTGAACTCTACCTCGGCCGGGATGGAAGGGAAAGACGTGCTCGATATACCGTTGGAGAAACTCCGCCCGGACGCGATAGTGTCCGACATAGTCTACAGTCCGCTCGAGACCGCCCTCCTTAAAGGAGCGGAGAAGAGGGGGCTCAGGACGCACGGGGGGCTGGGGATGCTCGTACACCAGGGGGCCCTCGGCTTCGAGCTCTGGACGGGAAAGAAGGCACCGATCGACATCATGCGGGCCGCCGCGCTTGCGGCCCTGGAGGCGAAATGA